CGGTGCTTCACATTGCGTAAGTACCGTGCTACAACAGGACTAGGCACAGCGAGCTATATGCAAAGTGCTCGCTGTAACAAGTCCACCTTCTCCGCGTTGCAGCGCGGGCAAGGCTCGTATCTACATCAATTGGGAGTTATCAACATCATGAACAAGCTTGGCACATCCTGGGGCATCACCGACGGCACCTCGTGGGGCATTGCGGACGGCACGTCCTGGGGCTTCACCGATGGGACCTCCTGGGGCATCACCGCAGGAACCTCCTGGGGCTAGGCCAGCTTCATATCGTTCGTGGTACCTACCTCTCCTCGTGTTGACTGCGTGACTGCAGCCTGAGGAATCGGCAGACACACCACCGGACTTTAGAGGCAGTCCCCAAAAACTTCGAGAACTCAAGAAAGGATGGTCAGATGGCATACATCGTTGACGAGTCGATCGCCGGCGGAAGGCCCGATCGAGTCATCGCGCGGCATCGACCACAACGTCTGAGTCTCATCAGCGCGGCACGCCGGATCCCGGCACGTGTCACGCAGGCAGTCACCGCAGTCATTGGACGACGTGTGCGCAGCACGGACGTCGATCCACTTCCCACCTAGCGGTCGCCACGACCGGACAGTCTTCGGCCACGCTGCCCCAGGGCAGCGTGGCCGACTGCTGTGCAGTGGTGAGCGGACAGGCGATCAGGCGACCCGTACAACGCGGGTGTGGTAGCCCTCAGCCCCATCGGGAGCAACCGGGACGCGGTCCTCGCTCTGGGTCTCCCCGGTCGCATCGGTTGCCCGGACGCGGATCTGGTGTTCACCCGGAGCAGCGTCCCAGCGGTAGACCCACTGCCGCCAGGTGTCGATGTTCACGGCATCGGCCAGCTCGGCCTCCCGCCACTGACCGCCGTCGATGGACACCTCGACGCGATCGACTCCCCGCTGCTGGGCCCAGGCGACCCCGGCGATGGCGACCTCTCCGGCCGACACCTGAGCACCGCCGCGAGGCACGTCGATCCGAGACTGCGTCTTGATCGGACCCTCCTTGGCCCAACCCCGCGGGATCCAGTACCCATCGAACTGCTCCCACGTGGTGAGCTCGATCTCGGACAGCCACTTGGTTGCGGACACGTACCCGTAGATGCCGGGGACGATGAGTCGGGCCGGGAATCCGTGATCGACCGGCAGCGGCTCGCCGTTCATGGCGACGGCGACCATGGCGTTCCGCCCGTCGAAGGCCAGTTCGGTTGGGAACCCCGCCGTCCAGCCGTCGACTGACCGACCCACGATCTGCGTGGCCTGCTCCGCGTCGACGCCGGCCAGGTCGAGCACCTCCGACAGGCGCACGCCCTGCCAGCGCGCGGTGCCGATGAGATCCCCACCGACCTCGTTCGAGACACAGGCGATGGTCACATCGCCCTCGAACTGATCCATGGCCAGCAGATCGTCGTAGGTCAACTCGACCCCCCGATCGACCAATCCGTGGATGCGCAGCGACCACGTCTCGACGTCCACGGTGGGTGACATCAGCGCCGTGTCGATGCGGTAGAACTGCTCGTTCGGCGTGAACAACGGGGAGATGCCGTCGACGTCGAGGGACGTGCTGGCCTCCGCAACCGGTGCCGGGACAGCCTCGGGCAGGATCACGGTGCTGCGGACAGCCGAGGTCTGGCTTCGGCCGGTCAGGCTGCGCCCGAGGGCGCCCAGGACGCCCCCGACCGCTGCCAGGCCGACCGCGACGCGCAGGAAGTCACGCCGTCCACGGTCCGCGCGGGCCTTAGCCTCGGGTGAGGTGGCACGACTGCCGGCCACCCGCACCCGCTGATCCAACTGCAGCAGGTAACGCAGTAGCGCCACACCGCTCACGACCGCGACGGCTGCCGGCAGGATGGCCCAAGCGGCAGAGTCGAGCGGACTGGCGAACGTGGCTCCGAGCCCCAGCAGAGCAAACGCGGTGAACCCGACCGTGGCGGGGACCAGTGAGTGACGGGACGCCAGGCCAAGACCGGTGCCGAAGAGCAGCGCCAGGATTACGGTCCCGATCACCAACGCGCTCTTCTCGTTCGTGCCGAACAACGCGATGGCGATGTCCTTGACGGGTGTCCCGGCCCCCAGATCGATGACCCCGTTCCCGACGGCCTGGACCAGCGACGGAACGGGCGCTACCACACCCGCAAGAACCTCGGTCGCGCCCAGCGCCACCGCGGTCGCGACCAGCCCGGAGATCGCAAGCGGCCACCGTCGTCGATCGGTGGGCGCAGGGGCATCGACTGCGGTTGCGGTCATCACGTCACACAATGCCGTACGAGGGGACTTCGGTGCCCCCTGACCGGGGCTGTCAGCGGACTGTAAGAATTGCAGCAGACCATCACCCGTCCACTAGCCTGAGCCGCACCGTGTCGTCCCCGTCCAGCACCCGCCCGCCCCAACCTCGTGGGCCGGATGGCCGGTTCCGTCGGCGACCCGTGGTCGACCTGGACGACCCGTCGCTCTTCACCAATCGGGAGCTGTCCTGGCTCGAGTTCAACCGCCGGGTCCTGGCCCAGGGCATGGATGCCGACGTACCGCTGCTCGAGCGCCTCCGGTTCATCGCGATCTTCTCCTCCAATCTGGACGAGTTCTTCATGGTCCGGGTCGCCGGCCTCCAGGATCAGGTTGCCGCCGGACTGCGCAAGCGCACGCCGGACGGACTGACGGCGCTCGAGCAACTGGAGGCCATCTCCCGTCGCGTCCGGCCGATGGTGGACCAGTCCACGGTGGCCCTGCACGAGCAGGTCCTCCCCCTGCTCGCCCGACGCGGCGTCGGCGTGGTGCATGCCGCCGATCTGGACGAGCGGGCCCTCAACCGGCTGCGTGAGCAGTTCGAGGAGAAGATCTTCCCGGTGCTCACCCCGCTGGCGGTGGACCCGGGCCACCCGTTCCCCTACATCTCCAACCTGGCGACATCCCTCGCCGTCACCGTGCGGGACCGCAAGACGGGCTTGACGAAGCTGGCCCGCGTGAAGATCCCGGCCGTCCTGCCTCGGTTCTGGCAGGTGCCAGGCTCGACCCGCGCGTGGGTGCCGCTGGAGGACATCATCCAGTGGCAACTCGAAGCGCTGTTCCCCGGCATGGACGTGACCGAGTCCCACCTGTTCCGGGTGACCCGGAACGCCGACGTCGAGGTGGACGAGGATGACGCGGAGGATCTGCTGCTGGCCATCCAACAGCAGCTGAATCGGAGACGGTTCGGCGCTGTGGTCCGGCTCGAGGTGGCCGCCGACATGCCCAAGCAGACGGTCAAGCGACTCCAGGAGGAGCTCGACGTCTCCGGGACCCACACCTACGAGGTGCGGGGGCTCATGGGCCGGGCCGACCTGGCGCAGCTGGCCGACATCGACCAGCCAACCCTCCGCTACGACCACTGGACGCCCAGTCCACACCCGCGTCTGCAGCCCCGCGAGGACGGGACGGCCATGGCCGTCGAGCGGATGTACGACGAGATCGCACGGGCGGACATCCTGCTGCGGCATCCCTACCAGTCGTTCGAGTCGACGACGGAGCACCTCATCACCTCCGCGGCTGCCGACCCGTCCGTGCTGGCCATCAAGCAGACCCTCTACCGGACCTCCGGGGACTCGCCGATCGTCGCGGCGCTCACCAGGGCAGCGGAGGATGGCAAGCAGGTGGTTGCGCTGGTCGAGCTGAAGGCCCGCTTCGACGAGGAGGCCAACATCGGCTGGGCCCGCGTGCTGGAACGGGCCGGCGTCCACGTCGTGTACGGCCTGGTGGGCCTCAAGACCCATGCCAAGCTCTCCCTGATCGTCCGTCAGGAGACCGACGGCCTGCGCCGCTACGTCCACATCGGCACCGGGAACTACCATCCCAAGACCGCCCGGCTCTACACCGATCTGGCGCTGCTCACCTGTGACGACGCCATCGCCGAGGACGTCACCCACCTCTTCAACTACCTGACCGGATACGCACGTCACGACGACTACGAGCGGCTGCTGGTCGCGCCGGTTGCGCTCCGTCGGCACCTGACCGAGATGATCGCCGAACAGACCAAGCTCGGCAGCGCAGGACGCATCCGGCTGAAGCTCAACTCCCTCCACGACCGCGAGCTGATCTTCCAGCTGTACGAGGCCAGCCGAGCCGGGGTGCAGATCGACTTGATCGTCCGTGGCATCTGCGGGGTGCGCCCCGGCGTGCCGGGCATCTCCGACAACATCCGGGTGATCTCCGTCGTCGGCCGTCTGCTGGAACACGAACGGATCCTGCAGTTCGGCGAGGAGTACTACATCGGTTCGGCCGACTGGCTGGTTCGCAACCTCGATCGTCGGGTCGAGGCGATGGTGCCCATCCTCGACCCGCAGCTCAAACAGGAACTCAACGATATCCTGGACCTCACCTGGCAGGACGACCGGCAGGCGTGGCATCTGCGGTCCGACGGATCATGGTCGCGGCCGACTGCCGAGGAGGGACTGTCCAGCCAGCAGGCGTTCATGGACGCCGGTCGGGACGCCCTCGACGGCGGGCTCAGCGCTGGATGACGAGTTCAGTCAGGTTGACCAGGCCGTGGGGGTCGTAGCGCAAGCCGCGGATCTCCGCGGAGGCCACCATCGAGTGCTGGGTGCTGAAGACCGGCATCACCACCTGGTCGACGTTGACCGCCCGGTCCACCACCCGGTCGAGTAGCGACTCTCGCGACTCGTCGTCCAGGGTTCTGGCCGCCTGCTCGAGCAGGGAGTCAACCGTTGCGTTGGTGTAGCGCATGTAGTTCATCCCGCCCCGCTCGGGGACCTGCGTGCTGTGCAGCAGCGGGAACAGCACCGACAGCGACGAGGGAACATCGGCGACCAGTGGGAAGCGGAAGATGCCGACGGTGCCGGCCAGCAGTTGGTCCTGGTACTCGGGGAGCGGCGGGGCCGGACCACGTCCATTGGAGACCAGTGCGACACCCGCC
The sequence above is a segment of the Euzebya tangerina genome. Coding sequences within it:
- a CDS encoding molybdopterin-dependent oxidoreductase: MTATAVDAPAPTDRRRWPLAISGLVATAVALGATEVLAGVVAPVPSLVQAVGNGVIDLGAGTPVKDIAIALFGTNEKSALVIGTVILALLFGTGLGLASRHSLVPATVGFTAFALLGLGATFASPLDSAAWAILPAAVAVVSGVALLRYLLQLDQRVRVAGSRATSPEAKARADRGRRDFLRVAVGLAAVGGVLGALGRSLTGRSQTSAVRSTVILPEAVPAPVAEASTSLDVDGISPLFTPNEQFYRIDTALMSPTVDVETWSLRIHGLVDRGVELTYDDLLAMDQFEGDVTIACVSNEVGGDLIGTARWQGVRLSEVLDLAGVDAEQATQIVGRSVDGWTAGFPTELAFDGRNAMVAVAMNGEPLPVDHGFPARLIVPGIYGYVSATKWLSEIELTTWEQFDGYWIPRGWAKEGPIKTQSRIDVPRGGAQVSAGEVAIAGVAWAQQRGVDRVEVSIDGGQWREAELADAVNIDTWRQWVYRWDAAPGEHQIRVRATDATGETQSEDRVPVAPDGAEGYHTRVVRVA
- the ppk1 gene encoding polyphosphate kinase 1, with protein sequence MVDLDDPSLFTNRELSWLEFNRRVLAQGMDADVPLLERLRFIAIFSSNLDEFFMVRVAGLQDQVAAGLRKRTPDGLTALEQLEAISRRVRPMVDQSTVALHEQVLPLLARRGVGVVHAADLDERALNRLREQFEEKIFPVLTPLAVDPGHPFPYISNLATSLAVTVRDRKTGLTKLARVKIPAVLPRFWQVPGSTRAWVPLEDIIQWQLEALFPGMDVTESHLFRVTRNADVEVDEDDAEDLLLAIQQQLNRRRFGAVVRLEVAADMPKQTVKRLQEELDVSGTHTYEVRGLMGRADLAQLADIDQPTLRYDHWTPSPHPRLQPREDGTAMAVERMYDEIARADILLRHPYQSFESTTEHLITSAAADPSVLAIKQTLYRTSGDSPIVAALTRAAEDGKQVVALVELKARFDEEANIGWARVLERAGVHVVYGLVGLKTHAKLSLIVRQETDGLRRYVHIGTGNYHPKTARLYTDLALLTCDDAIAEDVTHLFNYLTGYARHDDYERLLVAPVALRRHLTEMIAEQTKLGSAGRIRLKLNSLHDRELIFQLYEASRAGVQIDLIVRGICGVRPGVPGISDNIRVISVVGRLLEHERILQFGEEYYIGSADWLVRNLDRRVEAMVPILDPQLKQELNDILDLTWQDDRQAWHLRSDGSWSRPTAEEGLSSQQAFMDAGRDALDGGLSAG